The genomic stretch GGTTGTCAAGCTGACTGCAACCATTTTCTGGAGAAAAACAAAGCAAGTGAAAATGAGAACAATAGCCTGCATATCAGAATGTCGAATGCTCAATTGTTGTTGATGCTACCTGAAAAACGGTGGTGCCAAGGTGGAGTGTGGATATGCCTTCAGACAAAAAACCCAATATTCTCAATTTAGGAGCCTGTATCACCCGGATGGTCGCCGGACCATCATTTGGACAATTTGGTAGCAACCTCTCCAGGCAAGGGGCATCCTCAATGACCAGCTCAGCTCCTTTTGCGCGACATGCATAGAGTTTGATGCTCCTAAGAGTCCGGGAACTGATGCAAAGGCGACCAAATCTGTTGCGCAGCCAAAGGCTTTCCAAAGCAGTGCATCCGGATATCATGCATTGGAGAGAATCCTCCGAGATGATGACATCAAACAGGATGAGCTGCTTGAGATACGAAAAACTTGGCAGCGCGACCAGGTCACGGAATTTGCAGTGGTCGAGCATGAGCACGCGGAGCGTAGGCACGAAGCGGTTCAGAACATGTGGCGGCACCTGGTAGCGGTCGATCCTTTGGCTGGTGACACTGAGCTCCTCGAGGCCATTGAGCGCCTCGGAGCGGAACCAGCGGGCGACCTTCGCCGGAAATCTGTGGACAGAGATGATGCGGAGGGAGAAGTGGCGGGTCGGGCCTGGATGGTCGGAGAGGATCTTGGAGACCACCGCGACGCGCGCGTTGTCCCCGGAGAGGCTACTATCCGCCACAAGGTTGAGCGGAGCACTAGTGGAGCGCCAGAGTGGGCGCCAACGGCGAGAAAGGGCCTGCGTGCGGGCACCTTCCTTGGTGGGGAGGAGGGAGACGACGGTGCCGAGCagatcgtcggggagacggcttatGAGGTCCAGGTCGTCAAGGCTTTCCAGATCCATGCCGCTGCTAGCCCCCAGTGGCACTTGCTTGCCGTCGACTCGAACAGATCTACGCCTCTTTGGAGCGCgcatcgccgccttctcctcctcctcctcctcctcctcctcctcctcctcctcctcctctagacCGGCGACCTGCGTACCGGTGGAATTTGGTCTGGCGAGGATGTGGTGAGGGGATTGGATATTGGGGAAGGGGGAAGGGGAACCAGGGTTTTCAAGGTCCCGATTGTGATTTTGCAATGGACAAGTGGTATGGGCGGGGTTGTATCTTGCATTTATTGTGCATAGATCTTTAAGGTAATTACATTATGGTAAATGCCCCGTCTCCAAAGTGAGTTTGGAGTATTTGAATTCTGAACAACAACAtaaaagcctttttcccaagcaagttggggtaggcagTATTCGAATTCTGaaggcaaaagaaaaaaaaacttgttcCGCGATGGCAACAGCAAGTTAAGCGGTTGACACAAATAGAAGGTCTAGCACATATTTCCAGGACATCCTGAATTGTAAACAACACTAACATATTATTTCCGAGACTTCAtggatttagtaacataatcatgcAGCTCATGATTTTTCCTTTTAGGCAGGTCATGATGATTTTTCCTTCCACGACCATAGCATACCTTGTAATGAGGAGGAAGAGTCCGCAACTCCGCATGACCTTCACACCTAAGCAAAGGCCAATGATAGTAGCCATACTGCAATGCTCCACTGTTGGGGTGAAAGTAACCCTGAAACCAAAGCAACAGGGAGCCCTCGCGATTTGACTTCATTCAGGATCCCGAATAGTACATTGGAAGTTCGATTGTAGATATTCAACTTACCTGACATGACTAAGCTCATCACTGATTTCGACTGAGTCTTCAATTGCCACATTAAAGCT from Lolium rigidum isolate FL_2022 chromosome 4, APGP_CSIRO_Lrig_0.1, whole genome shotgun sequence encodes the following:
- the LOC124707077 gene encoding F-box/FBD/LRR-repeat protein At3g26920-like, coding for MRAPKRRRSVRVDGKQVPLGASSGMDLESLDDLDLISRLPDDLLGTVVSLLPTKEGARTQALSRRWRPLWRSTSAPLNLVADSSLSGDNARVAVVSKILSDHPGPTRHFSLRIISVHRFPAKVARWFRSEALNGLEELSVTSQRIDRYQVPPHVLNRFVPTLRVLMLDHCKFRDLVALPSFSYLKQLILFDVIISEDSLQCMISGCTALESLWLRNRFGRLCISSRTLRSIKLYACRAKGAELVIEDAPCLERLLPNCPNDGPATIRVIQAPKLRILGFLSEGISTLHLGTTVFQKMVAVSLTTKMLTMKILALNSTGANLDAVIDFLKCFPCLEKLYVVLQPRKGMNNRRRESKLLKYDPLHPIECLEFHLQKVVIKNYDGDRRPCVDYAKFFVLNAKVLKQIEIGYLNKESDKWMCDQRKQLQVENRASRDAQIELISDRYAIPVNHEYTHESMADPFE